A genome region from Candidatus Hydrogenedens sp. includes the following:
- a CDS encoding inositol monophosphatase, whose amino-acid sequence MKKTEVEIIKEFFVEIAPYIVDSYKRKEELTISTKRDATDFLTEVDLFVQSSFVKKIKKIFPEDLVIGEEAGFSQYSENCKERVWIIDPIDGTANFVRSYFPAFAVAIAFANKGELVCSGVLVPITGDVFIAEKGKGAWRNGQRIEVSTKKDLNEACVQLDFGRKSSRKERLPFFINPLLYFGQVRCIGSAILALIQVAMGIADAYVHASLQPWDFLAGKLILEEAHGKITQIDGTPVHLFSKNNGIIATNGYIHEELLNILSETLK is encoded by the coding sequence ATGAAGAAAACAGAAGTAGAAATTATAAAAGAGTTTTTTGTTGAAATAGCGCCTTATATTGTTGATAGTTATAAAAGGAAAGAGGAATTAACTATCTCAACGAAAAGAGATGCAACAGACTTTTTGACAGAAGTAGACCTCTTTGTTCAGAGCTCTTTTGTGAAAAAAATAAAGAAGATTTTTCCTGAAGACCTTGTTATCGGTGAAGAGGCTGGTTTCTCACAATATAGTGAAAATTGTAAAGAGCGTGTTTGGATTATTGACCCTATAGATGGAACTGCAAATTTTGTAAGGAGTTATTTCCCAGCATTTGCAGTAGCGATTGCATTTGCAAATAAGGGTGAATTGGTTTGTTCTGGTGTTTTAGTACCTATTACAGGAGATGTATTTATTGCTGAAAAGGGGAAAGGAGCATGGCGTAATGGACAAAGGATAGAGGTTTCTACCAAGAAAGATTTAAATGAGGCATGTGTCCAATTGGATTTTGGTAGAAAATCGTCAAGAAAAGAAAGACTCCCTTTTTTCATAAATCCATTGCTTTACTTTGGACAGGTTCGTTGTATTGGCTCTGCAATATTAGCGTTAATACAGGTCGCTATGGGAATTGCAGATGCTTATGTTCATGCTTCATTGCAACCGTGGGATTTTTTAGCTGGCAAATTGATTTTGGAAGAAGCACATGGAAAAATTACACAAATAGATGGAACGCCTGTTCATTTATTTTCAAAAAATAATGGAATTATTGCAACGAATGGTTATATTCATGAAGAATTGCTAAACATTTTAAGTGAAACCTTAAAATAG
- a CDS encoding HAMP domain-containing sensor histidine kinase, which translates to MTNSTGKYSQSILSKLIRFFLRDEEGSFPVFLHSLRLEDQLYDFTIVRFLVSFLIVVGSLFAKYVLKIYELNHKALILLAILLFLVNTVNFAIAFPARKKKEKSKKYHLLLVVILHLSIATDFLFLTIAIWLIGGVYSPFQTFFIFHVIITSILFSPLIAFVYTAYGYLLFLALAIVSWQQWIPPIYPIGAVPSNVPPTGTYIITVAVVQGLLFFLTASLTTHLMYFLREGQRQIVRINKDLERLCDQRKGFLQIALHNLRAPISAIAMHLQNLLYGYGGELNETQQSWVQRSLTRIDELVSFLHDLENLSVMENADLLREAKEFELNSLIEKILEENQDLIASKKHTIKVDLPEKKIYILGIQRLIREAILNFLTNAIKYTPQNGKIIVRVFTHSSYVRVEVEDNGIGISQEDIPKLFKEFVRLKQQKIEGVDTTGSGLGLYIVRQVIESHGGRVFVRSQLGKGSIFGFDLPIARRK; encoded by the coding sequence ATGACAAATTCGACTGGGAAATATTCTCAATCGATATTATCTAAACTAATTCGTTTTTTTCTTCGTGATGAAGAAGGTTCGTTCCCTGTTTTTTTACATAGCCTTCGATTAGAAGACCAATTATATGACTTTACGATTGTTCGATTTCTTGTTTCCTTTTTAATTGTTGTAGGTTCACTTTTTGCGAAATATGTGTTAAAAATTTATGAGTTAAATCACAAGGCTTTAATTCTGTTAGCGATTCTTCTATTTCTTGTGAATACAGTAAACTTTGCAATTGCATTTCCAGCAAGAAAGAAAAAGGAAAAATCAAAAAAATATCATCTTTTGCTTGTTGTTATTTTACATTTATCAATAGCCACTGATTTTTTATTTCTAACAATTGCTATATGGTTAATTGGGGGTGTATATTCTCCTTTTCAGACATTTTTTATTTTTCATGTAATCATAACCAGTATTTTGTTTAGCCCTTTAATTGCGTTTGTTTATACAGCTTATGGGTATTTACTTTTTTTAGCATTAGCAATTGTTAGTTGGCAACAATGGATTCCCCCTATTTACCCAATAGGAGCAGTTCCATCAAATGTTCCACCTACGGGGACATATATCATAACGGTGGCTGTTGTTCAAGGGTTGTTATTCTTTTTGACCGCATCACTTACAACTCATTTGATGTATTTCCTGAGAGAAGGGCAAAGACAAATTGTAAGAATTAACAAAGATTTGGAAAGGTTATGTGATCAGAGAAAAGGATTTTTGCAAATAGCCTTACATAATTTAAGGGCTCCCATTTCTGCAATAGCCATGCATTTGCAGAATTTACTTTATGGTTATGGAGGAGAACTAAATGAAACGCAACAATCTTGGGTTCAACGCTCACTAACACGAATTGATGAATTGGTATCCTTTCTACATGACTTAGAAAATCTTTCTGTAATGGAAAATGCTGACTTATTAAGAGAAGCAAAAGAATTTGAGTTAAATAGCCTCATTGAAAAAATTCTTGAAGAAAATCAAGATTTAATAGCAAGTAAGAAACATACAATAAAAGTGGATTTGCCTGAAAAAAAGATATATATATTAGGTATTCAACGGCTAATACGTGAGGCTATTCTTAATTTTTTAACAAATGCTATCAAATACACTCCACAGAATGGCAAAATAATTGTTCGAGTATTTACTCATTCCTCTTATGTGAGAGTTGAAGTTGAGGATAATGGGATTGGTATATCACAAGAAGATATACCAAAACTATTTAAAGAGTTTGTTAGGTTAAAACAACAGAAAATTGAAGGAGTTGATACTACGGGTTCTGGTTTAGGCTTATATATCGTTCGTCAGGTTATCGAGAGCCATGGGGGAAGGGTGTTTGTAAGAAGTCAGCTCGGCAAAGGAAGTATTTTTGGCTTCGACTTACCTATAGCACGAAGAAAATGA
- a CDS encoding response regulator, whose protein sequence is MEQKKVILIIDDDPDIRSALRVMLESAGFVVGEAANGEEGLKAVQRIQPDAVIIDLMMENVDSGSQVATKLKEDKYPGPMYMLSSAGDAVRYNIDARELGLAGIFQKPVDPKVLISTLKAKLGVA, encoded by the coding sequence ATGGAACAAAAGAAAGTTATTCTTATTATTGATGATGACCCTGATATTCGTTCTGCATTAAGAGTTATGTTAGAATCCGCCGGATTTGTTGTCGGAGAGGCGGCTAACGGAGAAGAAGGTTTAAAGGCAGTTCAAAGGATACAACCAGATGCGGTTATCATCGACTTGATGATGGAAAATGTAGATTCAGGAAGTCAAGTTGCAACAAAACTTAAAGAAGATAAATATCCCGGACCGATGTATATGTTGAGTTCCGCAGGTGATGCGGTTCGATACAACATAGATGCCCGCGAGTTAGGACTGGCTGGGATTTTCCAGAAGCCTGTTGACCCGAAGGTTCTGATTTCGACATTAAAAGCAAAACTGGGTGTAGCATAA
- a CDS encoding hydrogenase maturation protease yields MNVSEDDKILIFGYGNPGRHDDVLGHLFVQRIQQMTQVNIDTDADYQLNVELAAELANYDKVIFVDATKEGEEPFYIKRVFPSKDITFTTHSLNAESVVAICDEYFGSAPETWMLGIRGYDFTIGEGITEEANDNLELAWQYLNKILNQQRRREHGTKESYSYY; encoded by the coding sequence ATGAACGTATCAGAGGATGATAAAATACTTATCTTCGGATATGGGAATCCTGGGCGTCATGATGATGTGTTAGGACACTTATTTGTCCAACGTATTCAACAGATGACCCAAGTCAATATTGATACCGATGCAGATTACCAGTTAAATGTCGAATTGGCTGCTGAACTGGCAAACTATGATAAAGTAATATTTGTAGATGCAACGAAAGAAGGTGAAGAGCCTTTTTACATAAAGAGAGTATTCCCTTCTAAAGATATAACCTTTACAACACATTCTCTGAATGCAGAATCAGTAGTCGCTATTTGTGATGAATATTTTGGTTCTGCACCAGAAACATGGATGTTAGGTATTAGAGGTTATGATTTTACGATAGGTGAAGGGATTACTGAAGAAGCAAACGATAATCTTGAATTAGCATGGCAATATCTAAATAAAATATTAAATCAACAAAGGAGAAGGGAACATGGAACAAAAGAAAGTTATTCTTATTATTGA
- a CDS encoding Ni/Fe hydrogenase subunit alpha: MSTKTTGRKIVINPVTRVEGHGKVTILLDEKGNVKQTRFHIIEFRGFERFVQGRFYWEAPTIVQRLCGICPVSHHLCAAKATDVIVGATTLTPTAEKMRRLMHYGQTLQSHALHFFHLCSPDLLFGFDAPVEQRNVIGVIKADPETAKKAVLLRKYGQEIIKATAGKKVHGTGAIPGGINKNLSIEERDGFLKDIDTIIKWSLESVELCKKIVKEKLDFFLKFGYFDSNHLSIVRKDGCLDLYDGLLRAKTADGKIIFDMVKPENYLDYIAEEVRPWSYMKFPFIRSLGKEKGWYRVGPLARINNCDFIDTPLAEKERQELMSLTGGKPINASMAYHWARLIEMLHSAEKIKDLLNDPDLQGTNLITQGTKQKRGVALIEAPRGTLFHHYEINDNDQIVLANLIVSTTNNNEPMNQVVNVLAKDYLQGKSEITEGLLNTIEVGIRAYDPCLSCATHALGQMPLHVQIMNHEGEVVHERIRG; the protein is encoded by the coding sequence ATGAGCACAAAAACAACAGGAAGAAAAATCGTAATAAATCCCGTTACACGGGTAGAAGGACACGGGAAAGTTACTATCCTTTTAGATGAAAAAGGAAATGTGAAACAGACCCGTTTCCATATTATAGAATTTCGTGGATTTGAACGTTTTGTTCAAGGAAGGTTTTATTGGGAAGCCCCAACTATCGTTCAAAGACTTTGTGGAATTTGTCCTGTAAGCCATCATCTCTGTGCAGCAAAAGCAACTGATGTTATTGTAGGAGCAACAACGCTAACTCCTACCGCAGAAAAGATGAGAAGGCTTATGCACTATGGACAAACTTTACAGTCTCATGCACTACACTTTTTCCATCTTTGTTCTCCTGATTTATTATTTGGATTTGATGCACCGGTTGAACAAAGAAATGTGATTGGTGTGATAAAAGCGGACCCGGAAACGGCAAAAAAGGCCGTGTTATTGAGAAAATATGGTCAGGAGATTATAAAAGCCACTGCGGGGAAGAAAGTGCATGGGACAGGTGCTATTCCCGGTGGCATCAATAAAAATCTATCTATTGAAGAAAGAGATGGCTTTCTGAAGGATATTGATACCATTATAAAATGGTCTTTAGAGTCCGTTGAATTATGTAAAAAAATAGTAAAAGAGAAATTAGACTTTTTCCTTAAATTTGGGTATTTTGATTCCAATCATTTAAGTATAGTTCGTAAAGATGGCTGTCTTGACCTGTATGATGGTTTATTAAGGGCTAAAACAGCAGATGGAAAAATAATCTTTGATATGGTTAAGCCCGAAAATTATCTTGATTATATTGCTGAAGAAGTTCGTCCGTGGAGTTATATGAAGTTCCCGTTTATTCGTTCTTTGGGAAAAGAAAAGGGATGGTATCGTGTAGGGCCATTAGCAAGAATTAACAACTGTGATTTTATTGATACGCCATTAGCAGAGAAAGAACGACAGGAGTTAATGTCATTGACAGGTGGAAAGCCTATAAATGCTTCTATGGCATATCACTGGGCGAGATTAATTGAAATGTTACACTCTGCTGAGAAAATAAAAGATTTGTTAAACGACCCTGATTTGCAGGGGACAAATCTAATTACTCAGGGAACGAAACAGAAACGCGGTGTTGCATTGATAGAAGCTCCACGTGGAACATTATTCCATCATTACGAAATTAATGACAATGACCAGATTGTTCTTGCAAATCTAATTGTATCTACGACCAATAATAATGAACCTATGAATCAGGTTGTAAATGTTCTTGCAAAGGATTATTTGCAAGGGAAGTCTGAAATAACGGAAGGGTTGTTGAATACTATTGAAGTAGGTATTCGTGCTTATGACCCATGTTTAAGTTGTGCAACCCATGCGTTAGGACAGATGCCATTGCATGTGCAAATAATGAACCATGAAGGTGAGGTTGTTCATGAACGTATCAGAGGATGA
- a CDS encoding NADP oxidoreductase, with product MSKPVIATAHFTGCFGCHMSILDIDERILDLVELVEFNKSPINDIKNFTKPVDIGIIEGGISNDENAEILMEFRKHCKILVAIGACALTGGVPSMRNLVPLKECLEEAYLNGPTVKSENTGVIPNDPDIPVLLDKVYPCHEVVKIDYFLPGCPPSADTIWNALVALLKGEPLSLDYELIKFD from the coding sequence ATGAGTAAACCTGTTATAGCAACAGCCCATTTTACAGGGTGTTTTGGATGTCATATGTCTATTTTAGACATTGACGAACGCATTTTAGACCTTGTTGAATTAGTGGAATTTAACAAGTCCCCTATAAATGATATAAAAAATTTTACTAAACCTGTGGATATTGGGATTATTGAAGGTGGTATAAGTAATGATGAGAATGCAGAGATACTGATGGAGTTTAGGAAACATTGTAAGATTCTGGTTGCCATTGGTGCATGTGCTTTAACTGGGGGAGTCCCTTCTATGAGAAATTTAGTTCCGTTAAAGGAATGTCTGGAAGAAGCCTATCTGAATGGACCCACAGTAAAGAGTGAGAATACAGGTGTTATTCCTAATGACCCAGATATCCCTGTTTTATTAGATAAGGTGTATCCCTGTCATGAAGTAGTCAAAATTGATTATTTCTTGCCAGGCTGTCCACCTTCAGCGGATACAATTTGGAATGCACTGGTTGCCCTATTAAAAGGTGAACCGTTAAGTCTTGATTATGAACTAATAAAATTTGATTAA
- a CDS encoding 2Fe-2S iron-sulfur cluster-binding protein, whose amino-acid sequence MSKELVTFTIDGVEVKASPDKTIIQAADDAGIYIPRLCYLKDLPPGGHCRVCTVKVNGRPVNSCTYPVAEGIVVENDTEELNSLRRNIIEMLFVEGNHFCPSCEVAGKCELQALAYRLGLLTPQMPYLYAQRELDATHPDVYLDRNRCVLCGRCVRASMHLDKKNVFGFENRGINMRISVNSNDGLKDTNLTKDDKAMSVCPTGCLVVKRQGYLTPVGKRPYDKKPIGSDIETKKVKS is encoded by the coding sequence ATGAGTAAAGAATTAGTTACTTTTACAATTGATGGTGTTGAGGTTAAAGCCTCGCCAGATAAAACCATCATTCAAGCGGCAGATGACGCCGGAATTTATATCCCGAGGCTATGCTATTTAAAAGACCTTCCTCCTGGAGGGCATTGTCGTGTTTGCACAGTAAAGGTAAATGGAAGGCCTGTTAATTCGTGTACATATCCGGTCGCAGAAGGGATTGTTGTAGAGAATGATACGGAAGAATTAAATAGTTTACGAAGAAACATTATTGAGATGTTATTTGTAGAAGGAAATCATTTCTGTCCATCATGCGAAGTTGCAGGAAAATGTGAGCTACAGGCTCTGGCATATCGTCTCGGATTATTAACGCCCCAGATGCCTTACTTATATGCTCAACGAGAGTTGGATGCTACCCATCCAGATGTCTATTTGGACAGGAATCGCTGTGTTTTATGTGGTCGTTGTGTAAGAGCATCTATGCATCTGGATAAGAAAAATGTATTTGGTTTCGAGAATCGTGGTATTAACATGCGTATTTCGGTGAATTCCAATGATGGACTAAAAGATACCAACTTGACCAAAGACGACAAAGCAATGTCTGTTTGTCCTACAGGATGTCTTGTAGTTAAACGGCAAGGATATTTGACTCCTGTTGGAAAAAGACCATACGACAAAAAACCGATTGGTTCCGATATAGAAACAAAAAAAGTGAAATCATAA
- a CDS encoding NAD(P)H-dependent oxidoreductase subunit E: MSHHYREKIKEIATRYGCDRGCLMNIAKDVVKEFGYISEEMVEAMAMSLNIPLVQVRDMVSFYSFLPKKPLGKYVIRLCNAVVERMKGADEVGKAFEKELGIKFGETTSDGLFTLLHTSCIGLSDQAPGALINFVPLTNLKPSDTKQIIKELKSGKDVSELPQARVQLNLKKEGDVICAPLESGIAVRKALNMKPEEVIAEINKSRLRGRGGAGFPTAMKWDFCRKQKSPIRYLICNADEGEPGTFKDRVIHTEYPDLVFEGMTIAGYAIGAKEGIMYLRGEYAYLLESLEKVLAKRRHLGLLGEHICGREDFNFDIRIQLGAGAYVCGEESALIESLEGKRGAPRDRPPFPVQKGYKNEPTSVNNVETLCCTARILEKGGDWFAKIGTKDSTGTKMLSVSGDCEHPGVYEVEYGITIESLLELVGAKDTQAVQVGGASGKCVAPKDFGRRISFEDLPTGGSIMIFGKNRDLLECMYQFIEFFVEESCGWCVPCRAGTTLLEKKLRQILDGKGTAQSLADLRRIAQTVKAMSRCGLGQTSANPILTTIYDFADLYAEKIKEEDGKLLTFDLQKAMKVGIEASGRTMEGVK; this comes from the coding sequence ATGAGCCATCATTACCGTGAAAAAATTAAAGAAATAGCCACAAGATATGGCTGTGACCGAGGATGCCTCATGAATATAGCCAAAGATGTTGTCAAAGAATTTGGTTATATTTCTGAGGAAATGGTCGAAGCCATGGCAATGTCGCTGAACATACCACTTGTTCAGGTTCGGGACATGGTTAGTTTTTATTCCTTTCTACCAAAAAAACCTTTAGGAAAGTATGTTATTCGACTGTGTAATGCAGTAGTTGAACGGATGAAAGGAGCCGATGAAGTAGGAAAAGCCTTTGAAAAAGAATTAGGAATTAAGTTTGGAGAGACAACTTCCGATGGGCTGTTTACTTTATTGCACACATCATGCATCGGATTGAGTGACCAGGCACCTGGAGCACTAATTAACTTTGTCCCGTTAACCAATTTAAAACCATCTGATACTAAACAGATTATTAAAGAGCTTAAATCGGGGAAGGATGTATCTGAATTACCGCAGGCAAGAGTTCAATTAAACTTAAAAAAGGAAGGCGACGTAATTTGTGCTCCATTGGAAAGTGGAATAGCGGTAAGAAAAGCATTAAATATGAAGCCTGAGGAAGTTATTGCAGAGATAAATAAATCACGCCTTCGTGGACGAGGTGGTGCGGGGTTCCCAACAGCAATGAAATGGGATTTTTGTCGGAAACAGAAATCGCCTATCCGATATTTGATTTGCAATGCAGATGAAGGCGAACCTGGGACATTCAAAGACCGTGTTATTCATACAGAATATCCAGACCTCGTTTTTGAAGGCATGACCATTGCAGGATATGCCATAGGAGCGAAAGAAGGAATTATGTATCTCCGTGGGGAGTATGCATATTTGTTAGAAAGTTTAGAAAAGGTATTAGCAAAAAGAAGACATTTAGGGCTTCTTGGAGAACATATTTGTGGTAGAGAGGACTTTAATTTTGATATTCGTATTCAATTGGGGGCAGGTGCTTATGTATGTGGAGAAGAATCGGCACTGATAGAATCGCTCGAAGGAAAACGTGGTGCTCCAAGAGATAGACCTCCATTCCCTGTCCAAAAGGGATATAAGAATGAACCTACCTCTGTAAATAATGTAGAAACATTATGTTGTACAGCACGTATTTTAGAAAAAGGTGGTGATTGGTTTGCAAAGATTGGTACAAAAGACTCTACAGGAACAAAAATGCTCAGTGTTTCGGGTGATTGTGAACATCCAGGAGTGTATGAGGTCGAATATGGAATAACAATAGAAAGCTTATTGGAACTGGTAGGAGCCAAAGATACCCAAGCAGTTCAAGTAGGTGGTGCATCTGGTAAGTGTGTAGCTCCGAAAGATTTTGGTCGGAGAATTTCATTTGAAGACCTTCCTACAGGTGGTTCCATTATGATTTTTGGCAAAAATAGGGATTTGTTAGAGTGTATGTATCAGTTTATAGAGTTTTTTGTAGAGGAGTCTTGTGGTTGGTGTGTGCCATGTCGTGCAGGAACCACACTACTCGAAAAGAAGTTAAGGCAAATTCTTGACGGTAAAGGCACAGCTCAAAGCCTTGCTGACTTGAGAAGAATAGCACAAACAGTTAAGGCTATGAGTCGTTGTGGATTGGGACAAACATCTGCAAATCCAATATTAACAACCATTTACGACTTTGCAGATCTGTATGCAGAAAAAATTAAGGAAGAAGATGGGAAATTGTTAACCTTTGATTTACAAAAAGCCATGAAAGTAGGAATAGAAGCAAGTGGAAGAACTATGGAAGGAGTAAAATAA
- a CDS encoding YbaB/EbfC family nucleoid-associated protein, with product MFDFKDFSQLGSLLKEAMQVKQKIDTLKEELAKVEVEGESGGGMVKVKMNGKFEVLNLSISEELFSEAFADKSLIEAMVLSAINITSEKVRVLAKEKMKEIAGGIEIPGLLD from the coding sequence ATGTTTGATTTTAAGGATTTTTCGCAGTTAGGAAGCTTATTAAAAGAAGCCATGCAAGTAAAGCAAAAAATTGATACACTTAAAGAAGAACTTGCAAAGGTTGAAGTCGAAGGAGAATCGGGTGGTGGTATGGTAAAAGTAAAAATGAATGGAAAATTTGAGGTATTAAACTTATCAATTTCAGAAGAGCTTTTTTCAGAAGCCTTTGCAGACAAATCCCTCATAGAAGCCATGGTCCTATCAGCAATTAACATAACATCAGAAAAAGTGCGTGTTCTTGCGAAAGAAAAGATGAAAGAAATCGCAGGTGGAATAGAAATCCCAGGATTGTTAGATTAG
- the fmt gene encoding methionyl-tRNA formyltransferase, with product MRILFFGTPEIAIPCLEKVCTNFKVVGVVCPPDRPSGRHLRLTPPPIKVSAEKMGLPVFQPENVNDPIALDIFRDLKPDLGVVFAFGSFLKKDLLNLPTVGYMINLHPSLLPRWRGPSPIQTAIIEGDKETGVTVMKISMKMDAGDILLQRKVPIDENENALELSEKLSHIGADLMVEAIHLINSGKAIFIPQDESKATYCHLIEKKDGIIHWAWDAQRIHNLVRGCIPWPIAFTKLNGEIIRIHKTEIVHYDHNIYNSEKPGTILEIKKDKCLVNTGKGVIGICMLQAPNRKPLPFNEYIKGNHLQVGELFEDIV from the coding sequence GTGAGAATATTATTTTTTGGAACACCTGAAATAGCAATACCTTGCTTAGAAAAAGTCTGCACAAACTTTAAGGTGGTTGGCGTTGTTTGTCCGCCAGACAGACCCAGTGGACGTCATCTTCGTTTAACTCCTCCCCCGATAAAAGTTTCTGCTGAAAAAATGGGGTTACCTGTTTTTCAACCCGAGAATGTAAATGACCCTATAGCATTAGATATATTTAGAGACTTAAAACCTGACCTTGGTGTTGTATTCGCTTTTGGAAGTTTTCTTAAAAAGGACCTGTTAAATCTTCCGACAGTTGGTTACATGATAAATTTACATCCAAGTTTATTACCACGATGGAGAGGACCTTCTCCTATTCAAACTGCAATTATAGAAGGAGACAAAGAAACTGGTGTAACTGTAATGAAAATCTCCATGAAGATGGATGCAGGAGATATTTTACTTCAAAGAAAAGTCCCGATTGATGAAAATGAGAATGCTTTAGAACTCTCCGAAAAATTGTCCCATATTGGTGCTGATTTAATGGTTGAAGCGATCCATCTAATTAATTCTGGAAAGGCTATTTTTATCCCACAAGATGAATCAAAAGCAACATATTGTCATCTTATTGAGAAAAAAGATGGTATTATTCATTGGGCATGGGATGCACAAAGAATTCATAACCTTGTCCGAGGTTGTATTCCCTGGCCCATAGCATTTACGAAATTAAACGGTGAAATCATACGAATCCATAAGACAGAAATAGTACATTATGATCACAATATATATAATAGTGAAAAACCAGGGACAATATTAGAAATAAAAAAGGATAAATGTTTAGTTAACACAGGCAAAGGAGTTATTGGAATTTGTATGCTACAAGCGCCAAATAGAAAACCTCTACCATTTAATGAATATATAAAAGGAAATCACTTACAAGTAGGCGAACTATTTGAGGATATAGTATAA
- the rsmB gene encoding 16S rRNA (cytosine(967)-C(5))-methyltransferase RsmB: MEKADIVRAGIINTLLRWETSKLPIDECISRTLQRKAYSSRGRRFFAHIVYGTIRNLDLLDYIISQFFNSTLDTLPRPILYILRIAVFQYYFCSQVTIPAAVHTSVDLAHIFGHAGLARMVNAVLRKLPEKFEDIELPSKETDFLDYLSIRYSIPIWILEEFIKRFGEENVEEFAISVSEIPFMSIRTNTMLITREELEIRLKKISIEAQHLTPIPEELSLNSTYLLTNCPLMRQGLYTIQDPASMLSVHALNPQPGDIILDICSAPGTKTTHIAQLTKNRSKIFSVEIHPGRIQRIFENIYRLKCENIYPICSSGTFLPFPNETFDRILVDAPCSGLGTLRRNPDIKYTIKKDALKRLPNLQKEILEEASRVCKKGGIIVYSVCTFTEDETLGVVNEFIKEKKLIPINAPEWLDSWKIQTGQYQTLPLKNLWDGFFLTVFQKP, encoded by the coding sequence ATGGAAAAGGCCGACATTGTACGAGCCGGAATAATCAATACATTGTTACGATGGGAAACCTCAAAATTACCCATTGATGAATGTATATCAAGAACGCTTCAAAGGAAAGCTTATAGTTCAAGAGGTCGTCGATTTTTTGCGCATATTGTTTATGGGACCATTCGCAATCTTGATTTATTGGACTACATTATCTCTCAGTTCTTTAATAGTACTTTGGATACTTTACCACGACCTATTCTATATATTTTAAGGATTGCTGTTTTTCAATATTATTTTTGTTCTCAGGTAACTATTCCTGCCGCAGTTCATACATCGGTTGACCTTGCTCATATTTTTGGACATGCAGGATTAGCCAGAATGGTTAACGCTGTATTGAGAAAACTACCTGAAAAGTTTGAAGATATCGAATTACCTTCTAAGGAAACCGATTTCTTAGATTACCTATCCATTCGTTATTCAATCCCCATTTGGATTTTAGAGGAATTTATAAAAAGATTTGGTGAAGAGAACGTTGAAGAATTTGCTATTTCTGTTTCTGAAATTCCCTTCATGTCAATAAGAACAAATACAATGCTTATTACACGTGAAGAGTTAGAAATACGATTAAAAAAAATTAGTATTGAGGCACAACACCTAACCCCAATTCCTGAAGAACTATCGCTCAATTCAACATATTTATTAACAAATTGTCCTCTAATGAGACAAGGGTTATATACAATTCAAGACCCTGCATCTATGTTAAGCGTTCATGCCCTCAACCCACAACCAGGGGATATTATCTTAGACATCTGTTCAGCCCCAGGTACCAAAACAACTCATATTGCCCAATTAACAAAAAATAGATCCAAGATTTTTTCAGTTGAAATTCATCCAGGAAGAATTCAAAGGATTTTTGAGAATATCTATAGATTAAAATGTGAAAACATATACCCTATATGTTCCAGCGGAACATTCTTACCGTTCCCAAATGAAACTTTCGACCGTATCCTCGTAGATGCTCCTTGTTCAGGTTTGGGAACTTTAAGGAGAAATCCAGATATTAAATATACTATAAAAAAGGATGCGTTAAAACGACTACCTAATTTGCAGAAAGAGATTTTAGAAGAAGCCTCTCGAGTATGTAAAAAAGGTGGAATTATTGTATATTCTGTATGTACGTTTACTGAAGATGAGACTCTTGGAGTAGTGAATGAATTTATAAAAGAAAAAAAATTAATACCTATAAATGCACCGGAGTGGCTTGATTCGTGGAAAATTCAGACAGGACAATATCAAACCCTACCACTAAAAAATCTTTGGGACGGATTCTTTTTGACAGTCTTTCAAAAGCCATAA